From the Oryza glaberrima chromosome 5, OglaRS2, whole genome shotgun sequence genome, one window contains:
- the LOC127773908 gene encoding trans-cinnamate 4-monooxygenase, with product MDALLVEKVLLGLFVAAVLALVVAKLTGKRLRLPPGPAGAPIVGNWLQVGDDLNHRNLMALARRFGDILLLRMGVRNLVVVSSPDLAKEVLHTQGVEFGSRTRNVVFDIFTGKGQDMVFTVYGDHWRKMRRIMTVPFFTNKVVAQNRAGWEEEARLVVEDVRRDPAAATSGVVIRRRLQLMMYNDMFRIMFDRRFDSVDDPLFNKLKAFNAERSRLSQSFEYNYGDFIPVLRPFLRRYLARCHQLKSQRMKLFEDHFVQERKRVMEQTGQIRCAMDHILEAERKGEINHDNVLYIVENINVAAIETTLWSIEWGIAELVNHPSIQSKVREEMASVLGGAAVTEPDLERLPYLQAVVKETLRLRMAIPLLVPHMNLADGKLAGYDIPAESKILVNAWFLANDPKRWVRPDEFRPERFLEEEKAVEAHGNDFRFVPFGVGRRSCPGIILALPIIGITLGRLVQSFDLLPPPGMDKVDTTEKPGQFSNQILKHATVVCKPIDA from the exons atggacGCCCTCCTCGTGGAGAAGGTCCTACTGGGCCTGTtcgtggcggcggtgctggcCCTAGTGGTGGCCAAGCTCACCGGGAAGAggctccgcctcccgcccggCCCCGCCGGCGCGCCCATCGTCGGCAACTGGCTCCAGGTCGGCGACGACCTCAACCACCGCAACCTGATGGCGCTGGCGCGGCGGTTCGGCgacatcctcctcctccgcatgGGCGTCCGCAACCTGGTGGTGGTGTCCAGCCCGGACCTCGCCAAGGAGGTGCTCCACACCCAGGGCGTCGAGTTCGGCTCCCGCACCCGCAACGTGGTGTTCGACATCTTCACCGGGAAGGGGCAGGACATGGTGTTCACCGTGTACGGCGACCACTGGCGCAAGATGCGGCGGATCATGACGGTGCCCTTCTTCACCAACAAGGTGGTGGCCCAGAACCGCGCGggttgggaggaggaggcgaggctgGTGGTGGAGGACGTCCGCCGCGACCCCgccgcggcgacctccggcgTGGTGATCCGGCGAAGGCTGCAGCTGATGATGTACAACGACATGTTCCGCATCATGTTCGACCGCCGCTTCGACAGCGTGGACGACCCGCTCTTCAACAAGCTCAAGGCCTTCAACGCGGAGCGCAGCCGCCTCTCGCAGAGCTTCGAGTACAACTACGGCGACTTCATCCCCGTCCTCCgccccttcctccgccgctaccTCGCACGCTGCCACCAGCTCAAGTCCCAGCGCATGAAGCTCTTCGAGGACCACTTCGTCCAGGAACGCAA GAGAGTGATGGAGCAGACTGGTCAGATCCGGTGCGCCATGGACCACATCCTCGAGGCCGAGAGGAAGGGCGAGATCAACCACGACAACGTCCTCTACATCGTCGAGAACATCAACGTTGCTG CTATCGAGACGACGCTGTGGTCGATCGAATGGGGAATCGCGGAGCTGGTGAACCACCCGAGCATCCAGTCGAAGGTGCGGGAGGAGATGGCGTCGGTgctgggcggcgcggcggtgacgGAGCCGGACCTGGAGCGGCTGCCGTACCTGCAGGCGGTGGTGAAGGAGACGCTGCGGCTGCGCATGGCGATCCCGCTGCTGGTGCCGCACATGAACCTCGCCGACGGCAAGCTCGCCGGCTACGACATCCCCGCCGAGTCCAAGATCCTGGTGAACGCGTGGTTCCTCGCCAACGACCCCAAGCGGTGGGTGCGCCCCGACGAGTTCAGGCCGGAGAGGTtcctggaggaggagaaggccgtGGAGGCGCACGGCAACGACTTCCGCTTCGTGCCCTTCGGCGTCGGCCGCCGCAGCTGCCCCGGGATCATCCTCGCGCTGCCCATCATCGGGATCACGCTCGGCCGCCTCGTCCAGAGCTTCgacctgctgccgccgcccgggATGGACAAGGTGGACACCACCGAGAAGCCCGGCCAGTTCAGCAACCAGATCCTCAAGCACGCCACCGTCGTCTGCAAGCCCATCGACGCCtag